From Nicotiana tabacum cultivar K326 chromosome 15, ASM71507v2, whole genome shotgun sequence, the proteins below share one genomic window:
- the LOC107770450 gene encoding glutamate receptor 2.7-like: MRKKTSKVFFSVSSFDSSFFFFFFFLCLGILFSMKMAMAQKRKTVPMNVGVVLEMDNWTGKMGLSCISMALSDLYSSDHGSDYKTRLVLHTRDSKSNVVAAAAAALDLLKNVEVEAIIGPTSSMQADFIIGLGEKSQVPIISFSATSPSLSSFRSPYFIRATLSDSFQVQTISSIIQSFGWREVVPIYIDNQFGEGIIPFLADALEKINARIPYRSVIPEFATDDKITSELYKLMSMQTRVFVVHMTTSFGAKIFTKAKELGMMSEGYVWIITDAMTNELTSMDSSAIESMHGVIGVKPHVPRNKRLENFTTRWKLKFQQENPTILNAELNVFGLWAYDSVTALAMAVEKSRITGAPFQKLNISGNATDLETIGVSKDGPKLLRAILNTTFKGLSGDFQLVDGQLQSPAYQIINVIGNGAKGIGFWTRENGIVKKLNLRNGYSISKENFGSIIWPGDTTSVPKGWVIPTNGKKLKIGVPVKDGFSEFVKVTTDFTTNTTTVTGYCIDVFEAVMAELNYSVPYEFVPYAPPGAKTTESYDDLVHQIFLGKFDAVVGDATIRSNRLQHVDFTLPYTESGVTMMVPIKDNNRNKAWVFLKPLTWELWLTSFCSFVFIGFVIWVLEHRVNEEFRGPLSHQVGMIFWFSFASMVFAQKEKIVSNLARFVLIIWFLVVLILTSSYTASLTSTLTVENLQPTVTDIKELQKNKEYVGFQQGSFVKELLIKNKFDEDRLKQYNSSEECIDLLSKGSANGGIAAAFDEIPYVKLLQAINCSKYTVVGPIYKSDGFGFAFPIGSPLLHDVSRAVLSVTEGEKLVQIEKTWFGQPICSDSSKSLSSNSLGLDSFWGLFVIAGIAAILALLIFLTMFMRDHWHIIRRSNHSFHERIRILARNFDRKDYNSHTFKKEIELRDGMRVSGHMDGPQSPHDNSSMLPSPQPNGPPCPSISSHTEATPPLHEENVASSTQESAIIESAVELRAGH, encoded by the exons ATGAGAAAGAAAACAAGCAAAGTCTTTTTCTCAGTCTCTTCTTTCgattcctctttctttttctttttctttttcctatgttTAGGAATACTTTTCTCCATGAAAATGGCCATGGCACAGAAAAGAAAAACAGTTCCCATGAATGTGGGAGTTGTGTTAGAAATGGATAACTGGACTGGGAAAATGGGTTTGAGTTGTATTTCTATGGCTTTATCTGATTTATATAGCTCTGATCATGGCTCTGATTATAAGACCAGACTGGTTCTCCATACACGTGACTCGAAGAGTAacgttgttgctgctgctgcagCAG CACTTGACCTATTGAAGAATGTTGAAGTGGAAGCCATTATAGGTCCAACATCATCAATGCAAGCTGATTTCATAATTGGTTTAGGAGAGAAATCTCAAGTACCAATCATCTCATTTTCTGCTACAAGTCCTTCCCTCTCATCATTTCGTAGTCCATATTTCATTCGTGCCACTCTAAGTGATTCCTTTCAAGTTCAAACCATTAGTTCCATTATCCAATCTTTTGGATGGAGAGAAGTTGTCCCTATATACATTGACAATCAATTTGGAGAAGGAATTATACCATTCCTGGCGGATGCATTGGAAAAAATCAATGCACGTATCCCTTATCGAAGTGTTATTCCTGAATTCGCCACCGATGATAAGATAACATCCGAACTTTACAAATTAATGAGTATGCAAACTCGGGTTTTTGTTGTGCATATGACAACTTCATTTGGTGCCAAAATTTTTACTAAGGCCAAAGAACTTGGAATGATGAGTGAAGGGTATGTTTGGATTATTACAGATGCTATGACAAATGAACTTACTTCTATGGATTCTTCAGCAATTGAATCCATGCATGGAGTTATTGGAGTGAAACCCCATGTCCCGAGAAATAAAAGGCTTGAGAATTTTACTACAAGGTGGAAATTGAAGTTTCAACAAGAAAATCCAACAATTCTTAATGCAGAATTGAATGTGTTTGGACTATGGGCTTATGATTCAGTTACTGCACTAGCCATGGCAGTGGAGAAATCAAGAATCACCGGAGCACCTTTTCAGAAGCTAAACATTTCAG GAAATGCAACAGATCTTGAAACTATTGGAGTTTCCAAAGATGGTCCGAAGCTTCTCCGAGCTATCCTAAACACTACTTTCAAAGGACTTAGCGGAGATTTTCAACTCGTTGATGGGCAATTACAGTCACCAGCTTATCAGATTATAAATGTGATTGGTAATGGTGCGAAAGGAATTGGCTTTTGGACAAGAGAAAATGGGATTGTTAAAAAACTGAATTTGAGAAATGGATATTCCATTTCTAAGGAGAATTTTGGGTCTATTATATGGCCTGGTGACACTACTTCTGTTCCTAAAGGTTGGGTAATTCCAACAAATGGGAAGAAATTGAAGATTGGAGTTCCAGTGAAAGATGGTTTCAGTGAATTTGTGAAAGTTACAACAGATTTTACTACTAACACAACAACAGTTACTGGTTACTGCATTGATGTTTTTGAGGCAGTGATGGCAGAATTAAATTATTCTGTTCCTTATGAATTTGTTCCCTATGCACCTCCTGGTGCAAAGACTACTGAAAGTTACGATGATCTTGTTCATCAAATATTTCTTGGG AAGTTTGATGCTGTTGTAGGGGACGCTACCATTAGATCAAATAGGTTGCAACATGTTGATTTCACATTACCTTACAcagaatctggagtcacaatgATGGTGCCAATCAAAGACAACAACAGAAATAAAGCTTGGGTATTCTTAAAGCCATTGACTTGGGAGCTGTGGTTAACAAGCTTCTGTTCTTTTGTTTTCATTGGTTTTGTGATTTGGGTACTTGAACATAGAGTTAATGAAGAATTCAGAGGACCTCTTTCTCACCAAGTTGGCATGATCTTTTGGTTCTCCTTTGCATCTATGGTCTTTGCGCAGA AGGAGAAGATAGTAAGCAATTTGGCTAGGTTTGTGTTGATCATCTGGTTCCTAGTAGTACTTATATTGACTTCAAGTTACACAGCAAGTCTTACATCAACGTTAACAGTTGAAAACCTCCAGCCAACTGTTACAGATATAAAAGAACTTCAGAAGAACAAGGAGTATGTGGGATTCCAACAGGgttcttttgttaaagaacttCTAATAAAGAACAAGTTTGATGAGGACAGGCTAAAACAATATAACTCTTCAGAGGAATGTATTGATTTGCTCTCTAAAGGAAGTGCAAATGGTGGTATTGCTGCTGCTTTTGATGAAATTCCTTATGTGAAACTTTTGCAAGCAATTAATTGCTCGAAATATACCGTGGTTGGACCTATATATAAGAGCGATGGCTTTGGCTTT GCATTCCCAATAGGATCTCCTCTGTTACATGATGTTTCAAGAGCAGTCTTGAGTGTAACAGAAGGTGAAAAGTTGGTACAAATAGAAAAAACATGGTTTGGACAACCGATTTGTTCAGATTCTAGCAAGTCACTTTCCTCCAATAGTCTTGGCCTTGATAGCTTCTGGGGACTCTTTGTCATAGCTGGAATTGCTGCAATTTTGGCTCTCCTCATCTTTCTAACAATGTTCATGCGTGATCATTGGCACATCATAAGACGATCCAATCATTCGTTCCACGAAAGAATCAGAATCTTGGCTAGAAATTTTGACAGAAAAGACTATAATAGCCATACATTCAAAAAAGAAATTGAACTGAGAGATGGAATGCGAGTTTCAGGACATATGGATGGTCCACAAAGTCCACATGATAACTCGTCAATGCTTCCTTCTCCACAACCGAATGGGCCGCCATGTCCAAGTATTTCTAGTCATACGGAAGCGACTCCGCCTTTGCATGAAGAGAATGTAGCATCTAGTACTCAAGAGAGTGCCATTATTGAGTCGGCTGTTGAACTAAGAGCAGGCCATTGA
- the LOC142169552 gene encoding putative mitochondrial protein AtMg00820: MALISQLEPKKVDEALKDDYWVKAMKDELDQFEKNKVRDLVPNPSNASIVGTKWVLRNKLNKSGQVVRNKARLVAQGYSQQEGIDYDEIFPPVARLESIRILLAFAAHKGFGLFQMDTKNAFLNGYISE, from the coding sequence ATGGCCTTAATATCACAACTTGAGCCAAAAAAGGTTGATGAAGCCCTCAAAGATGACTATTGGGTCAAAGCCATGAAAGATGAACTTGatcaatttgaaaaaaataaagtgAGGGACTTGGTTCCAAATCCATCCAATGCTTCCATCGTAGGAACTAAATGGGTTTTAAGAAATAAGCTAAATAAATCTGGTCAAGTAGTTCGTAACAAAGCAAGGCTAGTCGCCCAAGGTTACTCTCAGCAAGAAGGAATCGACTACGATGAAATATTTCCTCCTGTAGCAAGATTAGAATCCATTCGAATACTACTTGCTTTTGCTGCTCATAAAGGATTCGGGCTATTTCAAATGGATACAAAAAATGCCTTCCTAAATGGATATATCTCTGAATAA